Proteins encoded in a region of the Candidatus Brocadia sp. genome:
- a CDS encoding C4-dicarboxylate ABC transporter: MSVIRNSIKTFHPAYFAMVMSTGIISIASSLLGFRGIAYALFYINLFAYATVLSLQLLRVRMFWNNLYNDLSNPKLSLVFFTTVAGTNVLGAQFATVVNLPEVAKIFWYFGIFLWTVISLSTFSVLFIKCDQRIEVVMHGGWLIATVGTQSVAVLGALLAPKFGDAGSFVMFSSFVWWMIGSFLYMILITLIIYRLVFFKVSPDALVPPYWINMGALAITTLAGSILCINIPKIEGPYVDFLGFTKGFTLFFWSFGTWWIPFLIIIGIWKYVYNRTPFTYSPLYWGMVFPLGMYTVCTIRLSQAIQLPFIANISNYFIYAAYIAWGFIFVNMIISMVKAATAKEAAIKKEEKIVQPQMTSAAKG; encoded by the coding sequence ATGAGTGTTATTCGGAATTCAATAAAAACATTCCATCCTGCTTATTTTGCAATGGTAATGTCCACGGGTATAATTTCAATCGCATCCAGTCTTTTGGGTTTTCGGGGTATTGCATATGCACTCTTTTATATAAACCTCTTTGCATATGCCACGGTTCTGTCACTCCAATTACTCCGGGTGCGAATGTTCTGGAATAATCTATACAATGATCTTTCAAATCCAAAATTGAGCCTTGTTTTTTTTACCACCGTTGCAGGTACAAATGTGCTTGGGGCTCAATTCGCCACGGTAGTAAATCTGCCGGAAGTCGCCAAGATATTTTGGTATTTTGGCATCTTTCTCTGGACGGTCATTTCGTTATCCACTTTTAGTGTGCTCTTTATCAAGTGTGATCAGAGGATTGAAGTTGTAATGCATGGAGGATGGCTAATCGCCACCGTTGGAACACAATCTGTCGCCGTACTTGGCGCATTACTTGCGCCGAAATTCGGAGATGCTGGCAGCTTTGTTATGTTTTCCTCCTTTGTGTGGTGGATGATTGGTTCCTTCCTTTACATGATCCTTATTACGCTCATTATTTACCGGCTCGTGTTTTTCAAGGTATCCCCGGATGCACTTGTGCCTCCTTACTGGATCAATATGGGTGCGCTCGCCATCACAACCCTGGCCGGATCGATTTTATGTATAAATATTCCTAAAATAGAGGGTCCTTATGTTGATTTCCTGGGATTCACAAAGGGATTTACCCTGTTTTTCTGGTCGTTTGGCACATGGTGGATACCATTTCTGATAATCATTGGGATATGGAAGTATGTCTATAACAGGACGCCGTTTACTTATTCTCCCCTCTATTGGGGCATGGTCTTCCCTTTGGGCATGTATACAGTCTGTACAATAAGGCTTTCTCAGGCTATCCAGCTTCCTTTTATCGCCAATATTTCAAATTATTTCATTTATGCCGCGTACATCGCATGGGGTTTTATCTTTGTCAATATGATAATTTCCATGGTAAAAGCAGCTACGGCAAAAGAGGCCGCAATAAAGAAGGAGGAAAAGATCGTCCAGCCCCAGATGACCTCCGCTGCGAAAGGTTAA
- a CDS encoding sugar transferase, with protein sequence MTIKIFNYPIAKRLILLIVGDLLIVNGSIFLSAIIRLGLSGGWEYLRSNSASFALTGLAFIFTFFFSELYDIRKDFKSIGNIITIAFASGSAFIITTFLFYISWSLRIGRGVFIINGVLITLFIIGWRLLYSYMLDQPLFKRNVLIVGAGWAGKTILQEITRSKKSGLRVAGFIDDNPAKQGKLVDGFPVFGDRYSLNTVIHQNDIGLVVNAITHEKHADLIKVLINCSWNGTDIIDMPTLYEQLTGKIPFKHINDMWMLHVVISKPKLYGKLVKPVIEVFFALMLFVLLIPAMVIIAIMVKMSSRGGVFYTQERIGKDGTEFTMIKFRTMIENAESNTGAVYAADDDPRITKIGRFLRKWRLDEIPQLLNVIKGEMSLVGPRPERYVFIKEFEEKIPFYAQRLAVRPGLTGWAQVKYPYASSIEQTEEKLQYDLFYIKNMSFILDIVVILKTIKVVVFGSGK encoded by the coding sequence ATGACAATAAAGATTTTTAATTATCCCATTGCAAAGAGACTCATCTTGCTCATAGTAGGGGATTTGCTGATCGTCAATGGTTCAATCTTTTTATCGGCGATAATTCGCCTGGGTCTGAGTGGTGGCTGGGAATACCTAAGAAGTAATTCCGCATCATTTGCATTGACAGGCTTAGCTTTTATCTTTACTTTTTTCTTTTCCGAACTTTACGATATCCGAAAGGATTTTAAATCCATCGGGAATATCATAACGATTGCTTTTGCATCTGGCAGCGCCTTTATTATTACAACTTTTTTGTTTTATATAAGCTGGTCTTTGCGGATAGGACGAGGGGTATTTATTATCAATGGTGTATTAATTACACTTTTTATCATCGGGTGGAGGCTTTTATACAGCTATATGCTGGATCAGCCACTTTTTAAGAGAAATGTTTTAATTGTTGGCGCCGGCTGGGCTGGAAAAACTATTTTACAGGAAATAACCAGGTCGAAAAAATCGGGGTTACGGGTGGCAGGTTTTATTGATGATAATCCGGCAAAGCAAGGGAAGCTTGTTGACGGGTTTCCTGTATTCGGTGACCGATATAGTTTGAATACTGTGATACATCAAAATGACATTGGTCTGGTCGTAAATGCCATTACCCATGAAAAACATGCCGATCTCATCAAGGTATTGATTAATTGTTCATGGAATGGAACGGATATTATTGACATGCCTACCCTTTACGAACAGCTCACGGGTAAAATACCGTTTAAACATATTAATGATATGTGGATGTTGCACGTTGTTATTAGCAAGCCCAAATTATATGGTAAATTGGTAAAGCCCGTAATTGAAGTATTTTTTGCTTTGATGTTATTTGTGTTATTAATACCAGCGATGGTAATTATAGCCATAATGGTGAAAATGAGTTCCAGGGGTGGTGTTTTTTATACGCAAGAACGTATCGGTAAAGATGGTACAGAATTTACAATGATAAAATTCCGTACCATGATAGAGAATGCAGAGTCAAATACCGGTGCAGTTTATGCAGCAGATGACGACCCCAGGATTACAAAGATCGGAAGGTTTTTGAGAAAGTGGAGGTTGGATGAGATTCCTCAATTGCTCAATGTAATTAAGGGAGAAATGAGTTTGGTTGGGCCACGGCCGGAAAGATACGTCTTTATCAAGGAGTTTGAGGAAAAGATACCGTTTTATGCCCAGCGGCTTGCAGTCAGACCCGGCTTAACTGGCTGGGCTCAGGTAAAGTATCCTTATGCATCTTCAATAGAACAAACAGAAGAAAAATTGCAATACGACCTCTTTTATATTAAAAATATGTCCTTCATTCTGGATATAGTGGTAATATTGAAGACGATAAAGGTTGTTGTATTTGGAAGTGGAAAATGA
- a CDS encoding formate/nitrite transporter family protein: MTEVQNNGTNTQEYAMPVIEIDAYAPAKMADRVGQVGVAKSQLSTLTTFALSILAGVFIALGMQLSMLVTHTATSNYGLNQLVGGVAFTLALVLIVIAGAELFTGNCLIAMSFMARKITGKDLARNLIIAFIGNFIGALTLVLWIYNSNQWTINNYLLGAKIVLAANDKVNIPFGAAFSRGVLCNALVCLGIWLCYSGRSNMDKILALLWPISCLIACGFEHCVVNMWLIPMGLVLKGNSAVLAAAEKVHEGKLDLSNLTFFKGFLIDNLFPVVLGNLFGGIVLIAGVYWFIYLRPSKK; this comes from the coding sequence ATGACTGAGGTGCAGAATAACGGTACAAATACGCAGGAATATGCCATGCCGGTTATTGAGATAGACGCCTATGCACCTGCAAAAATGGCCGACAGGGTGGGACAGGTAGGCGTTGCAAAGTCGCAGCTGAGTACGTTAACAACATTTGCCTTGAGTATTCTTGCCGGCGTGTTTATTGCTTTGGGGATGCAGCTCTCAATGCTCGTAACACATACTGCAACCTCTAATTATGGTTTGAATCAACTGGTAGGCGGAGTTGCCTTTACCCTTGCCCTGGTTTTAATTGTAATCGCCGGAGCAGAGCTTTTTACCGGAAACTGTCTTATCGCGATGTCTTTTATGGCCAGAAAAATTACCGGGAAAGACCTGGCCAGAAATTTAATTATTGCATTTATTGGCAATTTTATCGGTGCATTAACCCTCGTTTTATGGATATACAACTCCAACCAATGGACGATCAACAACTATCTCCTTGGGGCCAAAATTGTTCTTGCGGCCAACGACAAAGTAAATATACCATTTGGCGCTGCCTTTTCAAGAGGGGTGCTCTGCAATGCCCTGGTATGTCTGGGTATCTGGTTATGTTATAGTGGCAGAAGTAATATGGATAAAATACTGGCATTACTCTGGCCCATATCTTGTCTCATCGCCTGTGGATTTGAGCACTGTGTCGTCAATATGTGGCTCATCCCGATGGGCCTTGTTCTCAAAGGCAACAGCGCAGTCCTTGCAGCAGCAGAAAAGGTACACGAGGGGAAATTGGACCTTTCAAACCTTACCTTCTTTAAAGGGTTTTTGATTGATAATCTCTTCCCTGTCGTTCTTGGAAACCTATTCGGCGGTATTGTCCTCATTGCAGGTGTATACTGGTTTATCTATTTACGCCCTTCGAAGAAATAA
- a CDS encoding sensor histidine kinase produces MFKNKLFRKIFTSFVALLSLSLALVGYFMSKVIKERYSDPWTGSLEIDSKTIILYTLFSFVITLVIGFVLLRINTSPLLNITRIAQNFARGNFTRKAEIASSGEMGDLANAINAMGIELQSRMQTILDDKNKLDAIMAHMSDAIITTDLEERIILINNAAKTMFGISKVVLDKDYLWEKIRNEKLCNLVREIVKTQTTRTSEIEIPSPEKKLLQTHLSPIQIDKNTYGILMVFHDITELRKLENTRREFVANVSHELRTPLASIKGYVETLLGNNALRYEDTQEFLNIIMKHTQRLDNLIKDILELSRLESHDLKIELHTLDIHPCIDNIFSQYKEHSAGKNKILELDIPHRIPAIETNEYLLCQLLTNLLDNAIKYTPEGGRIGLKVEPINKSILFEISDTGIGIPQKHIPRIFERFYRVDPARSREMGGTGLGLSIVKHIVHLHHGSIKVESMVNVGSKFIITIPRQQPKYTA; encoded by the coding sequence ATGTTTAAAAATAAGTTATTCCGGAAGATTTTTACCAGTTTTGTCGCCCTCTTATCCCTAAGTTTGGCTCTCGTAGGATATTTTATGAGTAAGGTCATAAAAGAGCGTTACTCGGATCCCTGGACCGGAAGTCTGGAGATAGATAGTAAAACAATTATTTTATATACACTCTTTAGCTTTGTGATAACTCTGGTTATTGGTTTTGTTCTCTTGAGAATAAATACCTCTCCCCTGTTAAATATTACCCGAATAGCACAAAATTTTGCACGCGGCAATTTTACACGAAAAGCAGAGATCGCTTCTTCAGGTGAGATGGGAGACCTTGCAAATGCAATTAATGCTATGGGCATCGAGCTTCAATCCAGGATGCAAACGATCCTGGATGACAAAAATAAACTGGACGCTATTATGGCCCACATGAGTGATGCCATTATTACAACAGACTTAGAGGAACGAATTATCCTCATTAACAATGCTGCAAAAACCATGTTTGGCATATCAAAGGTTGTTTTGGATAAAGACTATTTGTGGGAAAAGATAAGAAATGAAAAGCTATGCAATCTGGTCAGAGAAATAGTCAAAACTCAAACAACCAGAACATCTGAAATCGAGATTCCTTCGCCCGAAAAAAAATTACTGCAAACACACCTTTCCCCAATACAGATCGATAAAAATACATATGGAATACTCATGGTTTTCCATGATATTACCGAATTGCGGAAACTGGAAAATACCCGCAGGGAATTCGTTGCTAATGTATCCCACGAACTCCGGACCCCCCTTGCCTCTATTAAGGGATATGTGGAAACATTACTCGGAAATAACGCACTACGGTACGAAGATACACAAGAATTTCTCAATATTATCATGAAACACACACAGAGACTGGACAATCTGATCAAGGATATTTTAGAACTGTCCAGGCTGGAATCCCATGATTTAAAGATAGAACTTCACACATTGGACATACATCCTTGTATAGACAATATTTTTTCACAGTATAAAGAGCACAGTGCGGGGAAAAACAAAATTCTTGAGCTGGATATACCCCATCGCATACCGGCAATAGAAACAAATGAATACCTCTTATGCCAGTTGCTGACCAACTTACTCGACAATGCAATAAAATATACCCCTGAAGGTGGCCGAATTGGTTTGAAGGTCGAACCCATCAATAAATCCATTCTGTTTGAAATATCAGACACTGGTATTGGCATTCCACAAAAGCATATCCCGCGTATTTTCGAGAGATTTTACCGCGTTGACCCTGCCCGTTCACGGGAAATGGGTGGAACGGGGCTAGGACTTTCCATCGTCAAGCATATTGTTCATCTTCATCACGGGTCCATTAAAGTTGAAAGTATGGTAAACGTTGGAAGTAAATTCATCATAACAATACCCCGGCAACAGCCAAAATATACTGCATAG
- a CDS encoding ATP-binding protein: MLAKVKSVAVFGIDAYLLDIEVYIATGDMPYIAIVGLPDTAVKESRDRVKAAVNNSGYRFPYKPMTINLAPADRKKEGPVFELPIAVGILIATHQIEIPDIQEYAIVGELSLDGRLRPVKGCLSMAFKCKELGIKKFLLPPENASEAAVVEGLDIIPVETLADTVGILTNSSPFVPYRIDLEAVFKESSGYDMDFADVKGQEHVKRALTVAVAGSHNVIMVGPPGAGKTMLAQRIPTIMPPLTLEEALDTTKIYSVLGLLGPGQSLIAMRPFRAPHHTISTAGLIGGGSFPRPGEISISHNGVLFLDELPEFDRKTLEVLRQPLETGNVTISRALNSVTYPANFMLVCAMNPCPCGYYTDNRRECHCTPHQIQRYMSKVSGPLLDRMDIQIEVPAVRYSELVTDREVQSSVDIRKKVTVARTMQKGRFEDQPIKANAHMSSKQVKKYCVMDKPAESLLHQAMTELGLSARGYNKVLKVARTIADLDESEHIKVEHVSEAIQYRGLDRSLWK; encoded by the coding sequence ATGCTGGCAAAAGTCAAGAGCGTTGCCGTTTTCGGTATAGATGCGTATTTGTTGGATATTGAAGTTTATATCGCCACAGGTGATATGCCTTATATTGCTATCGTTGGTTTACCGGACACGGCGGTTAAGGAGAGTCGTGACAGGGTAAAGGCAGCGGTCAATAATAGCGGCTACAGGTTTCCCTATAAACCCATGACAATAAATCTTGCACCTGCGGACCGCAAGAAAGAAGGTCCGGTTTTTGAATTACCAATAGCGGTTGGGATACTTATAGCAACACATCAAATCGAGATTCCAGATATCCAGGAATATGCCATTGTGGGTGAGCTGTCTCTGGATGGAAGGCTGCGTCCTGTTAAGGGATGTTTATCAATGGCGTTTAAGTGTAAAGAACTGGGGATAAAAAAATTTTTACTTCCCCCTGAAAATGCGTCTGAGGCCGCTGTTGTTGAAGGACTTGATATTATTCCCGTTGAAACCCTGGCAGATACAGTAGGGATTCTGACCAACTCTTCCCCCTTCGTGCCATACCGGATTGACCTGGAAGCCGTGTTCAAGGAGTCTTCTGGCTATGATATGGATTTTGCTGACGTAAAAGGGCAAGAGCATGTCAAACGGGCACTGACAGTTGCTGTTGCGGGAAGTCATAATGTGATAATGGTGGGACCGCCCGGCGCCGGCAAAACCATGCTTGCACAGCGTATCCCAACAATCATGCCTCCCCTCACTTTAGAGGAAGCCCTGGATACAACCAAGATCTATAGCGTATTAGGCCTTCTTGGTCCAGGACAGTCATTAATTGCAATGCGGCCTTTTCGTGCTCCCCACCATACGATTAGTACTGCCGGGTTAATTGGCGGTGGTTCATTTCCAAGACCCGGTGAGATTAGCATTTCACACAATGGCGTGCTTTTTTTAGATGAACTTCCGGAATTTGATCGAAAGACACTGGAAGTGCTTCGCCAGCCTCTTGAGACAGGCAATGTGACGATTTCCCGCGCCTTAAATTCCGTCACCTATCCTGCCAATTTTATGCTGGTATGTGCCATGAATCCCTGTCCGTGCGGATATTACACGGATAACCGGAGAGAATGCCATTGTACACCGCATCAAATTCAGAGGTACATGTCAAAGGTATCAGGCCCGTTATTAGACAGAATGGATATTCAAATAGAGGTGCCGGCCGTACGGTATAGTGAGCTTGTTACAGACAGGGAAGTGCAATCTTCTGTGGATATACGGAAAAAAGTGACGGTGGCCCGCACAATGCAAAAAGGGCGCTTTGAGGATCAACCAATAAAAGCAAATGCGCATATGTCTTCCAAACAAGTCAAAAAATATTGTGTAATGGATAAACCCGCAGAGTCATTGCTTCATCAGGCAATGACGGAATTAGGTCTTTCGGCGCGCGGATACAACAAGGTTTTAAAAGTTGCGCGTACCATTGCAGACCTTGACGAGAGTGAGCATATAAAAGTAGAGCATGTATCTGAAGCGATACAATACCGGGGCCTCGACAGGAGTTTGTGGAAATGA
- a CDS encoding tetratricopeptide repeat protein yields MGRNLQKKWLVRGNTIRYLYFGMFGVSFFLCLKLAVPASPEDGILEKEIIKKYQKIILQEPSNLNAHFNLGIVYYRNAHFDEAVREFNKVLEINPNDSEAYYNLGNIFNKKALFDDAIKSYKKAIAINPRDAEVFHNLGNAYANTGMIDDAISSYKNAVEINPNLAESHKSMAYLYKKKGQISDAVSSFEKAANFIPKDTTLLFDLASLYESNGSPDNAILTYKRVLSLDPNHKEAKNKLAMLYNNKGVSLALQGKKDEAIAVYKEALQKKEDFKEVYNNLGAAYVDKGMIDDAIATYKKAIEISPDFGEAYNNLGVAYTKNKAYDEAVSVFKKTLSLNKNHAGAHFNLGVIYSQKGMKSEAINEYNEVLRLTPNDLSALYNRGVLYLENGRLPDASADMKKIIERNPKLAAAHQKLADIYQKEGQIDDAIAEYKRALEISPECKDALQNIEEAYRLKERMAKNKPVEKVKQK; encoded by the coding sequence ATGGGCAGAAACTTACAAAAAAAGTGGCTTGTACGAGGCAATACAATAAGATACCTCTATTTTGGTATGTTCGGTGTCTCCTTCTTTTTGTGCCTTAAACTTGCAGTACCTGCATCTCCGGAAGATGGAATTCTCGAAAAAGAAATCATAAAAAAATACCAAAAAATAATACTCCAGGAGCCTTCCAACCTTAACGCGCACTTCAATCTCGGCATTGTTTACTATAGAAATGCCCATTTCGATGAAGCTGTCCGTGAATTCAATAAAGTTCTTGAAATTAACCCTAATGATTCCGAGGCATATTACAACCTTGGGAATATTTTTAATAAAAAGGCGCTTTTTGATGATGCTATCAAGTCATACAAAAAAGCCATTGCTATAAATCCGCGGGATGCAGAAGTATTTCATAATTTAGGGAATGCCTATGCCAATACAGGGATGATTGATGATGCCATTTCCTCTTACAAGAATGCCGTTGAAATCAATCCGAATCTTGCAGAGAGCCATAAAAGTATGGCATATCTTTACAAGAAAAAAGGGCAAATATCAGACGCTGTTTCCTCTTTTGAAAAAGCAGCAAATTTCATCCCAAAAGACACGACCCTGCTTTTTGATCTGGCCTCCTTATATGAATCAAATGGGTCGCCTGACAACGCCATTCTCACGTATAAGAGGGTGCTATCCCTAGACCCCAACCATAAAGAGGCAAAAAATAAGCTTGCCATGCTTTATAACAATAAAGGTGTATCACTCGCATTACAGGGAAAAAAGGATGAAGCGATCGCGGTGTATAAAGAAGCCTTACAAAAGAAAGAAGATTTTAAGGAAGTGTATAATAATCTTGGTGCTGCATACGTCGATAAAGGAATGATTGACGATGCAATTGCTACATACAAAAAAGCGATTGAAATCAGTCCGGATTTTGGAGAAGCTTATAATAATCTGGGAGTCGCCTATACAAAAAACAAGGCCTATGATGAGGCTGTTTCTGTATTCAAAAAAACGCTGTCTTTGAACAAAAACCATGCGGGCGCACATTTTAACTTGGGAGTGATCTACTCACAAAAAGGAATGAAGTCAGAAGCTATCAATGAATATAATGAAGTTTTAAGGCTTACTCCAAACGACCTTTCGGCGCTTTACAATCGTGGCGTACTTTATTTGGAAAATGGCAGACTGCCCGATGCCTCTGCTGACATGAAAAAAATAATTGAGCGCAATCCGAAGCTGGCTGCTGCTCACCAGAAGCTTGCAGATATTTATCAAAAAGAGGGGCAGATCGATGATGCAATTGCTGAATATAAGCGGGCACTAGAAATATCGCCTGAGTGTAAGGATGCATTACAGAATATTGAAGAAGCCTACCGATTGAAAGAAAGAATGGCTAAGAACAAACCGGTTGAGAAGGTAAAGCAAAAGTAA
- a CDS encoding radical SAM protein, with the protein MNVLLIDPPFYRFFNYYNRYFPLGLSYLSSTLKKAGHQVTVYDADCNKNSKGMDYTRLPEKYRIYLKELKNPENPIVKEISETLARYQPDVIGVTVMTPKAASAFTIASLAKKYNENCAVVFGGPHATLKADEILKNTRDIDFVVNGEGEVVLLELVNTLHTRNNNFSTIRGLSYRKGDKIIHNSSANFIDNLDCLPFPDRETLLGLDTYTSEDMGLLMGSRGCPYNCSYCATQIWTRKVRYRSLANILEEIRYVHQRYGTRQFTFKDDSFTVNRKRVMEFCNTLIDANLKINWDCNTRVDLVDLELLKAMKRAGCNSIKVGIESGSERILKLMDKGITLERIGEAARLFREAGIHWTAYFMMGIPTETREDVQKTLDLLYTINPSFASIGVYEPFPGTKLFEVGVEHGLVNREMSREDFFTRIPSDYYLKDVNQRVDTMGCEDFTVLENEVKSAFHNYNRSIMRIFERAKARSNVYLHNPRIFFNDIEKFLGWIR; encoded by the coding sequence ATGAACGTTCTTTTGATAGACCCGCCTTTTTATCGGTTTTTCAATTACTATAACCGATATTTTCCTCTGGGATTAAGCTATCTGTCCTCAACACTGAAAAAAGCCGGGCATCAGGTGACTGTCTACGATGCCGACTGTAACAAAAATTCAAAGGGGATGGATTACACGAGATTGCCTGAAAAATATCGTATCTATTTGAAGGAATTGAAAAACCCGGAAAATCCGATTGTAAAGGAGATTTCTGAAACCCTTGCACGATACCAGCCGGATGTTATCGGAGTGACAGTTATGACACCCAAGGCAGCCTCCGCGTTTACCATTGCCTCCCTGGCAAAAAAATACAATGAAAACTGTGCTGTTGTCTTTGGCGGTCCTCATGCAACTTTAAAGGCAGATGAGATCCTGAAAAATACCAGAGATATTGATTTTGTTGTAAATGGAGAAGGCGAGGTTGTATTGCTTGAACTGGTAAACACATTACATACGAGAAATAACAATTTCAGTACCATACGGGGACTTTCCTACCGGAAGGGAGACAAGATTATCCACAACAGTTCGGCAAATTTTATTGATAATTTAGATTGTCTTCCTTTTCCAGACAGAGAAACACTACTCGGTCTGGATACGTATACATCGGAAGATATGGGTCTGCTCATGGGCAGTCGTGGCTGTCCCTATAACTGTTCCTATTGTGCAACGCAGATATGGACGAGAAAGGTACGGTATCGTTCTCTGGCAAATATTTTGGAAGAAATCAGGTATGTACATCAGCGGTATGGCACCCGTCAGTTTACCTTTAAGGATGATTCTTTTACCGTTAACAGAAAGAGGGTCATGGAATTTTGCAATACATTGATTGATGCAAACTTAAAAATTAATTGGGACTGCAATACGCGGGTGGATTTAGTGGATTTGGAACTGCTAAAGGCTATGAAGAGGGCGGGGTGTAATAGTATCAAGGTGGGGATTGAATCAGGGAGTGAAAGGATCTTAAAGTTAATGGACAAAGGTATTACATTGGAGCGCATAGGAGAAGCAGCGAGGCTTTTCCGGGAGGCAGGCATTCATTGGACGGCCTATTTTATGATGGGTATACCTACAGAGACCAGAGAAGATGTCCAGAAAACCTTGGATTTATTGTATACAATAAATCCCAGCTTTGCTTCTATTGGCGTCTATGAGCCATTTCCAGGGACAAAACTCTTTGAAGTCGGTGTTGAGCATGGGCTGGTGAACAGGGAAATGTCCCGTGAAGATTTCTTTACTCGCATACCGAGCGACTATTATCTCAAAGACGTGAATCAAAGGGTTGATACCATGGGCTGTGAAGATTTTACCGTGCTGGAAAACGAAGTAAAAAGCGCCTTTCATAATTATAATAGAAGTATTATGCGGATCTTTGAGAGGGCAAAGGCCAGAAGTAATGTCTACTTACACAATCCCAGGATTTTTTTCAATGACATTGAAAAATTTTTAGGATGGATACGGTAG
- a CDS encoding DUF1858 domain-containing protein, producing MIITKDMIINDVIKKYPKTLTVFTKFKVDSCCGGGVSIEKTAGMSGVDIDSLLQALNKVAVAEGK from the coding sequence ATGATTATTACGAAAGATATGATTATTAATGATGTAATAAAAAAATATCCCAAAACACTTACTGTTTTTACTAAATTTAAGGTAGATTCCTGTTGCGGTGGCGGCGTGAGTATTGAAAAAACGGCGGGAATGAGCGGTGTGGACATAGATTCTTTACTTCAGGCATTGAATAAAGTTGCAGTAGCAGAAGGCAAATAG
- a CDS encoding PH domain-containing protein codes for MSVKTIETDAKTLNKEPVFNKNTEIQILQSSKPSVRQHWLLFSISAVSILLAFTSFGTNTITGLCLLSISGLSIVYKMLSVCTTKYVITYQGVLVRKGSFSRKFKEIPYYDINNISIKQGRMQKRLRIGNLTISTKDVKSVWKGIKNPHKIKEVINKAKVSEYEKRTLLRKIL; via the coding sequence ATGTCAGTCAAAACCATAGAAACAGATGCGAAAACTCTCAATAAGGAACCTGTTTTTAACAAAAACACAGAAATCCAAATTCTTCAATCCTCCAAACCCAGCGTTCGGCAGCACTGGCTATTGTTTTCCATTTCTGCGGTTTCTATTCTTCTCGCCTTTACCTCGTTTGGTACAAACACCATAACGGGGTTATGCCTATTGTCAATCAGCGGCCTCTCCATTGTTTATAAAATGCTATCAGTTTGCACAACGAAATATGTAATCACGTATCAGGGCGTTTTGGTTAGAAAAGGCTCTTTTTCAAGAAAATTTAAGGAAATACCTTACTATGACATTAATAATATCTCGATCAAACAGGGAAGAATGCAAAAACGATTAAGGATTGGCAATCTTACGATAAGTACGAAAGACGTTAAAAGTGTATGGAAGGGTATAAAAAATCCCCACAAAATAAAAGAAGTTATCAATAAAGCAAAGGTTTCAGAGTATGAAAAACGTACCTTATTGAGAAAGATATTATAA